One Rosa chinensis cultivar Old Blush chromosome 3, RchiOBHm-V2, whole genome shotgun sequence DNA window includes the following coding sequences:
- the LOC112193288 gene encoding NAC domain-containing protein 90 translates to MEDFPPGFRFYPTEEELVSFYLPHKLDGRREDVNRVMDRIIPVLDIYEFNPWDLPRNSGEMCHGDQEQWFFFIPRQESEARGGRPKRLTTTGYWKATGSPSYVFSSSSNTNHGAIGLKRTMVFYTGRAPNGSKTEWKMNEYKAIDGDNQLQAPSSSNAAPSPPLRQEFSLCRVYKKSKCLRAFDRRPSGTGDIMRRPTVTVHLPAVPQLADTDHQEGSTYPTSISHARNIIPAAPNSYDVEVERRSLSSSGSSSSGDLGQPSLSGQSTGSLPMAVDNGEPLWELDQLDWFN, encoded by the exons ATGGAAGATTTTCCACCTGGGTTTAGATTCTACCCAACAGAGGAAGAACTAGTTTCATTTTATCTGCCCCACAAACTAGATGGAAGGAGGGAGGACGTGAACCGGGTTATGGACCGGATCATACCTGTGCTTGACATATATGAGTTTAATCCTTGGGATCTCCCAC GAAATTCAGGAGAAATGTGCCATGGAGATCAAGAGCAGtggttcttcttcatcccaAGACAAGAGAGTGAAGCACGGGGAGGGAGACCTAAACGACTCACTACTACTGGATATTGGAAGGCAACTGGTTCTCCAAGTTATGTTTTCTCTTCTAGTTCCAACACTAATCATGGCGCCATCGGCCTCAAAAGAACCATGGTCTTCTACACTGGTCGAGCTCCCAACGGAAGCAAAACCGAGTGGAAGATGAATGAGTATAAAGCCATTGATGGAGACAATCAACTTCAAGCACCTTCATCATCAAACGCCGCACCTTCTCCTCCG TTAAGGCAAGAATTCAGTTTATGCCGAGTGTACAAGAAATCGAAATGCTTAAGGGCATTTGACAGACGACCTTCAGGCACTGGGGATATCATGCGCAGACCTACAGTTACAGTTCATTTACCAGCTGTGCCGCAGTTAGCAGATACAGATCATCAGGAGGGTTCTACTTATCCAACATCGATATCTCATGCTCGGAACATCATCCCAGCTGCTCCAAATTCATATGATGTGGAAGTGGAGAGAAGAAGTCTAAGCTCATCTGGGAGTTCGTCCTCAGGAGACCTTGGCCAACCCTCTCTATCTGGACAGAGCACTGGAAGCTTGCCCATGGCCGTGGACAATGGTGAACCTCTATGGGAACTGGACCAACTAGATTGGTTTAATTAA
- the LOC112193804 gene encoding vacuolar protein sorting-associated protein 55 homolog, translating to MFSASILLQVLACALYNNWWPMLSALMYVLVPMPCLFFGGGSTQVLFTRESDGWINAAKFLTGASTVGSLAIPIILRHAHMIETSAMWIEFVSFFIFVCTVMCFHRASLEDEW from the exons ATGTTTTCAGCGAGCATCTTGCTACAGGTTCTG GCTTGTGCATTATACAACAATTGGTGGCCTATGTTGTCTG CTCTCATGTACGTCCTGGTACCGATGCCTTGTCTATTCTTTGGTGGTGGTTCTACTCAGGTTTTATTTACGAGGGAGAGTGATGG GTGGATAAATGCTGCCAAGTTTTTGACTGGGGCATCAACTGTGGGGAGCCTAGCCATTCCTATAATTCTTAGGCACGCTCATATGATTGAGACATCTGCTATGTGGATCGAATTCGTATCATTCTTCATATTTGTGTGCACTGTCATGTGTTTCCATCGTGCCAGCCTCGAAGACGAGTGGTGA